One Fuerstiella marisgermanici DNA window includes the following coding sequences:
- a CDS encoding ComEA family DNA-binding protein, translating into MADESENSQSDDVAVKANADPAAELEIDSEQLRDGTRRERNFLLTICSVFLVILAYQYLSLALKKPEPLPWKPGESAQLFRVDVNTGTWIEWSQLQGIGPSLAHRIVADRSANGPFQTIDDVQRVHGIGPMTLDRIRPWLTITPESPAPPSQTD; encoded by the coding sequence TTGGCAGACGAATCTGAAAACTCGCAATCCGACGACGTTGCGGTCAAAGCCAACGCAGATCCGGCTGCAGAGCTCGAGATTGACTCAGAACAGCTCCGCGACGGCACGCGCCGCGAACGCAACTTTTTGCTGACGATCTGCTCGGTTTTTTTGGTCATCCTGGCGTATCAATATCTCAGCTTGGCCCTGAAAAAGCCGGAGCCGCTGCCCTGGAAACCTGGCGAATCCGCGCAGCTTTTCCGGGTGGACGTGAACACCGGCACATGGATTGAATGGTCGCAGCTGCAGGGGATCGGGCCGTCGCTCGCCCACCGGATTGTGGCAGATCGCTCCGCCAATGGCCCATTTCAGACCATCGACGACGTGCAACGAGTTCACGGAATCGGCCCCATGACGCTGGACCGAATTCGCCCGTGGCTGACAATTACGCCTGAAAGCCCCGCCCCACCTTCACAAACCGATTGA
- a CDS encoding adenosine kinase, whose protein sequence is MKYDVYGVGNALVDVQAQVADALLAESGFDKGIMTLVDDAQQKSLLTKLNGLPLNRCAGGSAANTIVAVADFGGKAAYVGKVAADETGEFFLKDMRDMGVTIEVQQAKDGQTGTCAVLITEDAQRTMMTNLGVSATLTEADVDEAELKQAKYVYIEGYLLTGDTTKAAAYKAIELAKKNNVKVAFTASDPFLVNMIRDEIWDLVKGPVDLFFCNEEEAKSLTGKDDPIECAAEIHRHAENVAMTLGPNGSIVMHGGEAIAIEGVDVTAIDTTGAGDMYAGGLLYGITNGMSWKQAGHLASHAAGRIVSQLGARIERRFTAAEIADLIS, encoded by the coding sequence ATGAAGTACGACGTATACGGCGTGGGAAATGCCCTTGTGGATGTTCAGGCTCAAGTCGCCGACGCACTGCTCGCTGAATCAGGTTTCGACAAAGGCATCATGACGCTGGTTGACGATGCTCAGCAAAAATCCCTTCTGACAAAGCTAAACGGCCTGCCACTCAATCGCTGTGCCGGCGGTTCCGCAGCCAACACAATCGTCGCGGTGGCAGACTTCGGCGGCAAAGCGGCGTACGTCGGCAAAGTCGCGGCCGACGAAACGGGCGAGTTCTTCCTGAAGGACATGCGTGACATGGGCGTCACCATCGAAGTGCAACAAGCGAAGGATGGCCAGACAGGAACCTGTGCCGTTCTGATCACCGAAGACGCTCAACGCACGATGATGACGAACCTGGGCGTTTCTGCCACACTGACTGAAGCGGATGTGGACGAAGCCGAACTGAAGCAGGCAAAGTACGTATATATCGAAGGCTACCTGCTAACGGGCGACACCACCAAGGCGGCCGCCTACAAAGCGATTGAACTGGCAAAGAAAAATAACGTCAAAGTCGCCTTCACGGCATCCGATCCGTTTTTGGTGAACATGATTCGCGACGAAATCTGGGACCTCGTGAAAGGCCCGGTGGACCTGTTCTTCTGCAACGAAGAAGAAGCGAAAAGCCTGACAGGCAAGGATGATCCGATCGAATGCGCGGCAGAGATACACCGTCACGCAGAAAACGTGGCCATGACGCTCGGACCAAACGGTTCGATCGTGATGCACGGCGGCGAGGCGATTGCAATTGAAGGAGTTGACGTAACCGCCATCGACACCACGGGCGCTGGTGACATGTATGCCGGCGGGTTGCTGTACGGCATCACAAATGGCATGTCGTGGAAGCAGGCCGGGCACCTGGCGTCTCACGCAGCCGGACGCATCGTCAGCCAGCTAGGGGCCCGCATCGAACGACGATTCACGGCCGCCGAAATCGCGGACCTGATCAGCTAA
- a CDS encoding RNA polymerase sigma factor, with amino-acid sequence MTESDANYGSSETQPESDDSVMSQVTDARLVDQARHNDPDAFGILAQRYERRVLKVIRRFIPDRDLAMDLAQDTFLKAFDRLEQFDPSRRFGPWLFRIAVNTTYDHLRKIKRKGRWALFSEAGEDRLPDPEAPDPRGNLDTSQEVRSVLTDIPEAYRTVLVLRDLEGFSTSEVAAVTERSEATIRWRLAEARRMFKDAWERRQRCIDEEQLG; translated from the coding sequence ATGACCGAATCGGACGCGAATTACGGATCGTCCGAGACACAGCCGGAATCTGATGATTCCGTCATGTCTCAGGTCACCGATGCGCGGCTGGTTGATCAGGCAAGACACAATGATCCGGACGCGTTCGGCATTTTGGCTCAGCGATATGAACGGCGTGTCCTGAAGGTCATTCGCCGCTTTATTCCGGACCGCGATCTGGCGATGGATCTGGCTCAGGACACGTTTCTGAAAGCCTTTGATCGGCTGGAGCAGTTTGACCCGTCGAGACGTTTCGGGCCATGGCTGTTTCGTATCGCCGTGAATACGACCTACGATCACCTTCGAAAAATCAAACGCAAGGGGCGATGGGCCCTGTTTAGCGAAGCGGGCGAAGACCGCTTGCCAGACCCGGAAGCACCGGACCCGCGCGGCAATCTGGACACGTCTCAGGAAGTCCGGTCAGTGCTGACCGACATCCCGGAAGCGTATCGAACAGTATTGGTGTTGCGAGACCTGGAAGGGTTTTCGACGTCAGAAGTTGCTGCAGTTACGGAACGCAGTGAAGCCACAATTCGTTGGCGATTGGCTGAAGCTCGCCGCATGTTTAAAGACGCATGGGAACGGCGACAACGTTGTATTGATGAGGAACAGTTGGGTTAA
- a CDS encoding carbon storage regulator yields the protein MLVLSRKPGESIQIDENISVTVSEVQGGRVRLSIDAPRSVRIVRKEVLERDFPAESTQTLLDLPKDSDKVLN from the coding sequence ATGCTCGTATTAAGTAGGAAACCAGGCGAGTCGATTCAGATCGACGAAAATATTTCCGTGACGGTCTCTGAAGTTCAAGGCGGCCGAGTTCGGCTGTCGATCGACGCCCCGCGGTCAGTTCGGATTGTCAGAAAAGAAGTGCTGGAACGCGACTTCCCGGCTGAGTCAACTCAGACGTTGCTCGACCTGCCCAAGGATTCTGACAAGGTGCTGAACTAA
- the bioD gene encoding dethiobiotin synthase, protein MKTLLVTGTDTNVGKTWVTCLLLKQLRGEGVRVGAYKPVCSGAEFLESGPVWQDVENLRQALGGQHDVDQICPQRFRAAVAPNVAARMEDSSVDDRMLRTAVEAWRGQCDYLIVEGAGGLLCPISDKTTVADLAVDLELQILIVAGNRLGVINHSLLTAEVARQRGLSIAGVVLNDPPNRSPDDLAADESNVNQLAHWMPDIPLFTCGSGAKCLQTFPSNDVLGSATKLFG, encoded by the coding sequence ATGAAAACTCTGCTGGTCACCGGCACCGACACAAACGTTGGCAAGACATGGGTCACTTGTCTGCTGCTGAAGCAGCTGCGTGGCGAAGGTGTTCGCGTGGGCGCGTACAAGCCGGTTTGCAGTGGAGCGGAATTCCTTGAGTCCGGACCGGTCTGGCAGGACGTCGAAAACCTTCGGCAAGCGCTGGGCGGACAGCATGATGTCGATCAAATTTGTCCGCAGCGATTCAGAGCGGCAGTCGCTCCGAATGTTGCTGCTCGCATGGAAGATTCATCCGTCGACGATCGGATGCTGCGGACGGCGGTGGAAGCCTGGCGAGGTCAGTGCGACTATTTAATTGTCGAGGGGGCCGGCGGCCTGCTGTGTCCGATCTCTGACAAAACGACGGTGGCAGATCTGGCGGTGGATTTGGAACTGCAAATTCTGATCGTGGCCGGCAATCGACTGGGCGTGATCAACCACTCGCTGCTGACCGCTGAAGTCGCCAGGCAGCGAGGCTTGTCGATCGCCGGCGTTGTATTGAATGATCCTCCGAATCGATCTCCAGACGATCTGGCGGCCGACGAATCCAACGTCAATCAGTTGGCTCACTGGATGCCCGACATTCCTTTGTTCACTTGCGGCAGCGGCGCCAAGTGCCTGCAGACTTTTCCGTCCAACGATGTGCTGGGATCTGCAACAAAATTGTTCGGCTGA
- a CDS encoding hemolysin family protein: MSELTDSLQIWLPGTLMMLVLVSLSSFFSASETAFFFLSRDQIRRFSLGNSRQRMVASLMADPDRLLTAVLFWNLLINLAYFSVGIVVMQKLTSQSFHLTAGVLAVCNLLGMIVFGEVLPKSIAVVFRQSLASAVSWPLAAAVAILDPLIPLLGKTARILRRTFWPHIKHEPHLQPEDLEKAIDASAAFTSELLEIEQQVLHNILDLNEVAVEEVMRPRNLSITVDGNATLDSLNAAPLKTTDYLMVTEDDNEICTRAVPLSRITRRDTPTFAELSEPVIYVPWCASLAHVLAELRSRYRSVAVVVHEHGEMVGTVTYEDLLETILSDSPSRTRRVLRREPLIEIGNNRYHAEGLATLRFLARQLRISYDADDDETTTLAGLFHDELERLPEVDDQIRWEGWILTAIAVTERGQIRALIEPESYSAGSGEES, from the coding sequence ATGTCTGAATTAACGGATTCTCTCCAAATCTGGCTACCCGGCACTTTGATGATGCTGGTGCTGGTCTCGCTTTCCAGCTTCTTTTCAGCAAGCGAAACGGCATTCTTTTTTCTGTCTCGCGACCAGATTCGCCGCTTCAGCCTCGGCAACTCACGCCAGCGAATGGTCGCCTCGCTGATGGCCGACCCGGACCGCCTGCTCACCGCGGTCTTGTTCTGGAACTTGCTGATCAACCTGGCCTATTTCTCGGTCGGCATCGTTGTGATGCAGAAGCTGACATCGCAGAGCTTTCATCTGACGGCCGGTGTTCTGGCAGTCTGCAATCTGCTGGGCATGATTGTCTTTGGTGAAGTCTTGCCCAAGAGCATCGCAGTTGTCTTTCGGCAAAGCCTGGCGTCTGCGGTGAGCTGGCCGTTGGCGGCGGCTGTGGCCATCCTGGATCCGCTGATCCCACTGCTCGGCAAGACCGCCCGAATCCTGCGACGCACGTTCTGGCCGCATATCAAGCATGAACCGCACCTGCAGCCGGAAGATCTGGAGAAGGCAATTGATGCCTCAGCCGCCTTCACATCTGAACTGCTGGAAATTGAGCAGCAGGTGTTGCACAACATTCTCGACCTAAACGAAGTGGCGGTCGAAGAAGTGATGCGGCCACGAAATCTAAGCATCACAGTCGACGGTAACGCCACTCTGGACAGCCTGAATGCAGCGCCGTTGAAGACCACAGACTATTTAATGGTTACTGAAGATGACAACGAAATCTGCACACGCGCCGTTCCACTCTCGCGAATTACTCGTCGAGACACACCCACCTTTGCAGAGCTTTCCGAGCCCGTTATTTACGTCCCATGGTGTGCCAGCCTCGCCCATGTCTTGGCAGAATTGCGAAGTCGTTATCGCAGCGTTGCAGTCGTGGTTCATGAGCATGGCGAAATGGTCGGCACCGTCACATACGAAGACCTTCTGGAAACAATTCTCAGCGATTCGCCATCTCGCACACGCCGCGTCCTGCGCCGGGAACCTTTGATTGAAATTGGCAACAACCGATATCACGCAGAAGGTTTGGCAACTCTGCGGTTTCTGGCGCGGCAGTTGAGAATTTCATACGACGCGGACGACGACGAAACGACAACGCTTGCCGGGTTATTCCATGATGAACTCGAACGTCTGCCGGAAGTGGACGATCAGATTCGCTGGGAAGGCTGGATCCTGACAGCCATCGCCGTCACGGAGCGCGGCCAGATTCGCGCGCTGATCGAACCGGAAAGCTACTCGGCTGGCAGCGGGGAGGAGTCCTGA